A DNA window from Rhineura floridana isolate rRhiFlo1 chromosome 11, rRhiFlo1.hap2, whole genome shotgun sequence contains the following coding sequences:
- the LOC133367488 gene encoding olfactory receptor 13G1-like, with translation MEMMNQSAIQEFILVGLSSSPEHQEIIFWGFTLIYAAALSTNFLFIFTISTSKKLHTPMYFFLINLSIVNMFCISVTIPKMLQATLAPRKTISFSGCMAQVYFFLWALGTELLLLSFMAFDRYAAICRPLEYVVIMRREVYIGMMAGAWVAGVVVSAINTGLVLRLSFCGSNVINHFFCNLPPLLALSCSDISLNEITAYVSDAIFSMGSCLLTLTSYLLILATIFRIRSTEGKKKAFSTCSSHFLVVSFYFSTIIYTYIRPTSASSQEEDKVVAILYSVVTPVLNPIIYSLRNKEIKEALKKLMGRSQLRVSAG, from the coding sequence ATGGAAATGATGAATCAGTCAGCCATTCAAGAGTTTATTTTGGTTGGCTTATCCAGCTcccctgaacatcaggaaatcaTCTTTTGGGGATTCACTTTAATCTATGCAGCAGCTTTGTCTACCAACTTCCTCTTCATCTTCACTATAAGCACTTCCAAGAAGCTCCACACCCCAATGTACTTCTTTCTCATCAATTTGTCCATAGTAAACATGTTCTGTATCTCAGTGACAATTCCCAAGATGCTCCAGGCAACTTTGGCCCCCAGGAAGACCATCTCCTTTTCTGGCTGCATGGCCCAGGTCTACTTTTTCTTATGGGCTTTGGGGACAGAGCTCTTGCTCCTGTCCTTCATGGCCTTTGATCGCTATGCAGCCATCTGCCGCCCTTTGGAGTACGTGGTCATCATGAGGAGGGAAGTGTACATTGGGATGATGGCTGGAGCGTGGGTGGCTGGAGTGGTTGTTTCTGCCATTAACACTGGGCTTGTGCTGCGCCTTTCCTTCTGCGGCTCCAATGTCATCAACCACTTCTTCTGCAACCTGCCTCCTTTGCTGGCTCTCTCTTGCTCAGACATCAGCCTCAACGAAATCACGGCTTATGTTTCTGATGCAATCTTCTCCATGGGTAGCTGTCTGCTGACATTAACTTCATATTTATTAATTCTGGCAACCATCTTTAGAATTCGATCTACcgaagggaagaagaaagcctTCTCTACTTGCTCTTCCCACTTCCTAGTGGTCAGCTTTTACTTTTCAACCATCATCTACACATATATCAGgcccacctcagcctcctcccaaGAAGAAGACAAGGTGGTCGCTATCCTTTATTCAGTAGTGACCCCTGTGCTCAATCCCATCATATATTCTCTGAGGAATAAAGAAATTAAAGAGGCACTGAAGAAGCTCATGGGCAGATCCCAGCTGAGGGTCAGTGCAggatag